A stretch of DNA from Vanrija pseudolonga chromosome 6, complete sequence:
acatgAAGGCGCTCCAGAGCGTGGGCCAGATCATTGGCGAGgtgctcaagcagctcgatGATGAGCGATGTGCGTGACGTCCTTTGTGTGCTCGAGGGTATTCTAACGCTCGCAGTCATTGTCAAGGCGTCGTCTGGCCCCCGTTACGTCGTCTCGTACCGTCCCTCGCTGCCTGCGgagaagctcaaggccgGCGTCCGTGTCTCGCTCGACATGACCACCCTCACCATCATGCGCATTCTCCCacgcgaggtcgaccccATGGTCTACAACATGTCGCTTGAGGACCCAGGATCCGTCAGCTTTGCGGGTATCGGCGGTCTCGGCGACCAGGTCCGCGAGCTGCGTGAGGTCATCGAGCTGCCCCTCATGAACCCTGAGCTGTtcgagcgtgtcggcatCAAGCCTCCCAAGGGTGTGCTGCTGTACGGACCACCGGGAACAGGCAAGACGCTTCTTgcgcgtgccgtcgccgcgacgCTCAACACCAACTTCCTCAaggtcgtctcgtcggccaTTGTCGACAAGTACATTGGCGAGTCGGCGCGTCTCGTCCGTGAGATGTTCGCCTACGCccgcgagcacgagccgTGTATCATCTTCATGGACGAGATTGACGCTATCGGTGGACGTCGTTTCTCCGAGGGTACCAGTGCCGACCGTGAGATTCAGCGTACGCTCATGGAGCTGCTCAACCAGATGGACGGCTTCGACTCGCTTGGCCGCACAAAGCTCATCATGGCTACCAACCGTcccgacacgctcgacccTGCTCTTCTCCGTCCCGGTCGTCTTGACCGTAAGATCGAGATCCCCCTGCCCAACGAGCAGGGACGTCTCGAGATCCTCAAGATCCACGCCAAGGGCATCAACAAGAGCGGTGACATTGACTACGAGGCTGTCGTCAAGGTGAGCACCGTTGCTAATGTACATTCAGAGGCTAATCTCTCAGCTCTCGGACGGTTTCAACGGCGCCGACTTGCGAAATGTCTGTACCGAGGCCGGCATGTTCGCCatccgcgacgaccgcgatGCCATCGTCCAGGAGGACCTCATGAAAGCCGTGCGCAAGTTGCGTGATGTGAGTCGTGTCCGCCGCGTGTAGGGAGAACAAGCTGACGCATTCGAAAAGACTAAGAAGTTTGAATCGCAACTCGACTACAGCACAGTCTAAGATGCGTAGAGGGGAGGTAGTCAGTAGAATGCATGTAGTAGACGATTTGTGGCAGGAGTTgctgtgcggcggcgtgacgaTAGGTGGGTTGGTGATTTGGTGGGTCGGATGTGGCACTATTCAAGTACATTGCTCCAGTTTCGAATCAGTGTCGCGATAGCAATCCTCAGACCTTCCTTAGTGAGGAGGCTGTTAGACGACATCGAGCGCCGATGTGGTTGTGGTCGTGATTCAAAACATCCTTCTGCTGGTTCCTCCGTCTCAACACCCGATTTCAGCGTCAGTGGGCTACTAACGAGTCGAATGCAGTTGTACCCCTCGAAGAGGCCGGAATACATGTGTTTCTACAACGTGGTGTGTGACTGCCGTGGTATGTGACAAaaagtgtgtgtgtgtgtggtaGGCAAGGTTTGGTCCTTCTTCTCTCCTGATGGAGGCTTCGTCCTTCCTTCTTGATGGCGCCTTCCTCTATGCAATCGTCTACTCCGCTCTActtggccgcgaggagctcgttgATAAGCCGCGAGCACCTCTCAACTCCCTCGCGAACCCTCTCCCTGTCCTTCTCGCGGACACGGGGCAACACACGCCCATAAAACCTGTCAGGATGGAACAGGCGGATGGCATCGCGGAGGACcttgcggcgcgcgtcggtcgtcttgccgtccttggcctcgtcgtcggccagcgcgaAGAGGAACGCGCGCACATTGTCGATCGTCAGGTCGTCCAGGCCTAACAGGAGCTCGTAGTCGCCTTCCGGTCGGGCGCGGTACACTGGCCACGGGATGTCGTCGAACGTCAGCTCGAccgcgaccacctcggccgcctcccCGTCCACCATGAGCGCcgtgcacgccgcacgccacCGCGAGCGCTGGTAcgtgcgtgctgctgcgtccTTGGCCGGGTCagcgcgcttggcgcgctcggtCGCGACGTGTTCTTCCTTTGCGGCCCACTCGGCGTATCGCGCGCGCTTGCGCCCCCGCTCCTCCTTTTCTTCTTGCTGCTGTCGTTCCCTTGTGCGGCGGGCATCCTCGGCCCGGCGAGCTTCGCGGgtccgctcggcggccgcttGCTCCGCGTGCCggagccgcgcgcgcagccccTCGCGGATAAACGACGTGTACTCGTTTTCCGTCATCTCCTCGAGTGGCGGCACAGGCCCGAACGGGTCaaagtcgacctcggcccacGCTTGTCGccgagaggaggacgaggccgccgccggccgatGCCGCGCCGGCACAAAGTCCTCCCACCCTGCGAAGATGTGCCCCGGCTCCTGGTGccgcagctcctcgtcgtagaACCAGTCCATGTGGTTGAGGAAGTCCTCCCGCGCGGTATGCTGccagtcgtcctcgtcgttgtcgtcgccgtcgctcgcccgccgccgcttgccTGCGTTCGGTCCGTAGCGCGGTGGTGAGATCGACTCGTCGCGTgctggccgtggcggcgagaagaagctATTTGACGCGTTTGCTCGTCGTATTTTGTCTTGCTCGCGCTGTATCCGCTTCTGCTCTTTGCGATACAGGCGCTGAGCAATGTCAGATTTTGACTCTTTCCTGTGACTGTCAGAGTTGTATTCGGTGGCAACAAGAgccttgtcgacgacgtaCATTTTCATCTTGGACGGCTTGGGGATGTCATAGTCGGATGATGGAGACATTGGGCGCGCAGTTTGCGCGACCCTGTCTGTCAAATAGACAGGCCGGTGTCAAGAAGAGGAGAGGAAAGAGGGGCTGGATAACGTTGTGGGCCGAGTTGTTGATGATGCTTCTAGTAGAGTGTGGAGTTGATGCCATTGTTGGGTGGCCAAGGCCAGCCTTGGTGATGGATACCGTGCCTGGGCACGTGGCTTTGCTCCCGCCCCGCGTCATGTCTTAGATGAAGCGGCATCGGCTTGCGGAATGTCACAAGCAAAGCCCATTTGAGCCGTCATCAAGGTGACAAGAGATACAACAAATGTAGGGCCGGCCATATCGACGACAGACGGCAAAGCAGACACACCTCCACATGCAACAAGTCGCCGCTCCCTCCTGGCATTGACGACGTGGTCTATACTCCGCATTCGCACACATTTTGTGTTTGCGTCGGAAGCATCACGTCGGGGCTCGCGCTCCGAGCCGAGGCTATTGCGGCCCAAAGCATCAACCTCGGCGTTCGCCGAAGGAGCAATGCAGCGAATCCCGAGACGGTCGAGGCGAGCCAGAAAGACGTCTCTTGGACATGTGGTCCTCGTGAGGGTGCTGCTCATCCCGCGCTCATCTACCAGAGGGTAgcgaggccgcgctcaaTTGGGTCCAGAGGCCCAGAGAGCTAGCTAGGCGAGGGGACCCTGCTGAAAATAAAATGAAAAGGACACCTTCCATGCCACCTCCCTGCCTGGACTTGCACTCGAGGTGGAACGGACGGTGGAACCAACCAACCACCAACGACATCCAGAGAAAGACAATGCCATGGGTTGCCGTTATTTGCCTAGTTCCCACGACTGTAGCCATTTCCACTGTAGTTTGAATGCGAACCAGGCCATGCCTTAGCGCGCGTACTGTGGGTAGAGTACCGCGTGCTCCCCCACCCCTTGTGCATATTGCATCATCAttggcgctcgaggccgagtcgaAGGGCCTAGGTGCTTGTCGCAGGTGTCCGCCCCCCGCAGGAGCTAGTCTGTCGCAGTTGGCCGTGAGTGAGCGTCACCTTGGTTTACACTTTCGGATTGATCGGAAGTGGGGTCGCCCAGTTGGTAGTCAGTCGgttgccgcccccgcctggccgccgccctgcctgcctgccgggCCGCCACCTTGGTTTGGTCTGGTTGCTTGTTACATTCCGCCAATTCGAgtccctctccccctccctgcctgcctgcctcccAAGACTCAGAGTCGCACATCATCCGACTTTCAAACCCCCCTCACCACACTTTTGCTTGCATCACATCTCCATCATCTCCATCGGTCATTGCCGTCGTCACTACCCCCCTTTGTCGAGGTCATCGTCACCCATATCTTCTTGTTTCCCACTTTACATCTTTCACGTTGGACAGGACACTTGCGCCAAGCACCCAAAACCCACAACCCCCGGCAGGGCGGGTGTAGTCAAGAAcgacatcatcatcatcacgaGGACCCCCACAAATCGCCCTAGTAAacccacgtcgtcgccgcatcgcagctcgccgacatccACTCAACCATGTCGCAGTTGCCGATCAGAAAGAACAGCGGTGGCCCACACCACCCCTCAAAACAGGGTGTACCACCCATACCACTCTTCCCGCAACAACTCATGCAATTGAAAGAGTCTCCAGCTTCAAGGTCCCGCTCCTACTCTGCCGACCCcatggacgacgagaacGGCATCCTCgtgaccgacgaggaggagattgacgACCACCCAAAGGAGagcaagaaggagaagaagccccATGCTACTCGTCGACGAGTAGTTCAGAGCTGCTCCGAATGTCGTCGCCGGTGAgtccctccctccttccccCACCATCATCAACATCCGGCTTCCGATTCGCCGATGGCCGGTTGAGTTTCTCGCTCGAGATTGAGGGCATCCCCACTGACATCCTTGTGCCATCCACAGAAAAATCAAGTGTGACAAGAAGTGAGTGGTGCTCAAAGTCATGTATATGCGCTCTTGCTGACATCTGCCCCAGGTTTCCATGTGGTGAGTCGGAGACGGCGAGCCCGTCCCCTCGGTCACGGCGCTCGGTGGCTAACCCTCAGGTCCTTGTATTCTCCGCCAAGACCAGGCGCGGTGTCATGAGGTCGGAATTGTGAGTTCTCTAGGCGGCCCGTTCCTGGGGCCTCCACTAACATCCGTCGTCAGGCAGAGAAACAGCTAGTGGCATCGTAGGTTCTCTCAACTCTAGTTTATTGGAGGCCGCTGACCCCTGCAAAGCTCAAACTATGCTACCACTCAGGATTTGGCCAATCTCGCCCATCGTCTGGACGCGCTCGAAGCTGCCCTAGTCAAGGCAGGAACCATTGTCCCCTCGGACCTGGAGCAGGTCCTCACCCAGATCCAGGCAAATGTCGCAACGACCCCCGTGCTTGAGCAGAGCCACAGCAATGTGGCCAATCCAAGCATGGCCAGCAACCCTGCAATGGGTAACACGgccaacgaggacgacggcgacaatgTTAGCGACACCGAGGGTGCCGCCCTCACGCTGGAGCACCTCGCTTTCGGCCGAGCCCGTGTCGACGGCGCACACTCTATTGCGAGCTTCTCCACCCGCAAGGTTTCGTCGGTTAGCAAACAGGCTGCTGGTCAGGGCTACCACCTTGCCCAAGTGTCAAGTGGCACCGAGCATGACAGCTTTACATCGCCCCTCAGTCTTGCGCGtcgctccttctccttcaGCGATGGCAAGAGCATGAACCCGAGCGAGCACCAAGCTCGTATCGTGGCCCTTGCTGAAGCACTGTCGCCCATGGACGTCTTTGAGATGTACACCCGCAAGACAGACGTCGTGCTCAACGCACTCACCCGTGTCCTCCCCTCGCACGAAAGGGGCGAGCTGCTTGTCAATGCTTTCCTGAACAAGGTTGACTGGCTCCATCGGCGTAGGTCTAGGAAAATGACCATCAACAAGCACCTTGCTCACACTTGCAGTCTTCCACACACCAACCCTGCTCAGCCAATGCCGCGACCTGTGGTCACTACCGCGCGAGAGGGTTGTGCACGAGATTTCGATGCCCTTCATGGCTGTCTATTTCGTCGTCATCACTGTGTGTAGCCGGTCGGACAGATTCACCGGACGCCACTGACGAAACTTTACAGCTTGGCCTCCACTTTATGGACGCGTCGGAGGCGGAGAAACACTTCACGGCCGACGAAGTACAGTCCCTCTGCGATGTTTGGTACAGCGCTGCGCGTTCGGTGAGTCGCGTCAAGTCTAGCCGCCGGAGATACTAACATTGCGATCAGGCACAATGGGCAAGTGATTTTATCGGCACCCATACGCTGGAGAACCTCCAGGCCCTGATCCTCATGAGTGTGCTCATGAACAACCGTGACCGTGCGGATGCTGCTTGGGCCCTCCTGGGCGCCTCCATCAAGGTGAGCTACACCTCCACCCCACGTGTCTGATCGCCCGACGACTAACGAACACACAGATGGCTCAGGGTCTCGGCCTATCGCGTCTTGGGTCGGAGCAacagggcggcgagggcgaagagCGTGCCATGCCCATGTGGAAGGGGCGCTGGGAGAGTCTCATTCAGCGTGAAGTTGGCCGCCGCATCTGGTGGaacctcgtcttcctcgactggtcgctcgcgccgagTTACAACTATGCGAGCAGTATCCAGCCAGATCAGAGTGGGTCCTCTTGATACTAGAAAGCCTTGCTAACCCATGCAGTTAAGTCGGCCTTGCCCGCCAACATTGAGGATGAGGACCTCATCGATGGCCAGCCGCTGCGTGCGCAGAGGATGAATGTCCGCACGAGGATGTCGttccagctcgccaagctcaagtTTGCCGAGATCTCTCAGCGCCAGATCTGGCAGgcgaacaacaacaaccacccGCCGTACTCGTTCATGTGAGTGACTGGGCAAGTttcggcgaggtcgtctgCTAACCTGCTACAGCCTCAGTGTTGAtcgcgagctgcgcaaggccATGCTCGAGCTTCCTGCGTTCTTCCAGCCGGACAACAGCCTGAGCCCGACCACATCGGACCCGAAGAAGCTGGTTGAGCACTACGAGAAGATCACTCTCAGTCTTGCTATCCACTCGCGAATGCTCCGCCTGCACCGTCCCTGGCTGTCACGCGGCTACGAGGATGAGCGGTTTGCGTACTCGAAGGAGCAGTGTATCCGTGCTGCCCGCGCCAGTCTGCGCATGATGTCGGACACGTCTGGTGTGGCCCGCTTCCTGGAGAAGTGGTGGATCCCTCTGTTCTACGTGACAGTTTCGGGCATGGTTATCATTATTGACCTTCTGGTGGGTTGCGAAATGCCGAGTTGCAGCTCACACTGTACAGAAAACCGCCAAGCGTGACATGAAGTCGCGTCAAACAGAAGAAAAGATTGCCGAGGTGAAGGGGGCTCTCGACCAGATGCGTCACATTTCGGAGACGTCTATCcccgccaaggcggccatCAAGGTCATGGACTTCCTGAtggccgaggttgag
This window harbors:
- the Psmc6 gene encoding 26S proteasome regulatory subunit 10B codes for the protein MASAEASSSTASTYEPAKVEALKAYRAKVKEHQQMSDNLKKIRLNIRSLSADYDKTEDDMKALQSVGQIIGEVLKQLDDERFIVKASSGPRYVVSYRPSLPAEKLKAGVRVSLDMTTLTIMRILPREVDPMVYNMSLEDPGSVSFAGIGGLGDQVRELREVIELPLMNPELFERVGIKPPKGVLLYGPPGTGKTLLARAVAATLNTNFLKVVSSAIVDKYIGESARLVREMFAYAREHEPCIIFMDEIDAIGGRRFSEGTSADREIQRTLMELLNQMDGFDSLGRTKLIMATNRPDTLDPALLRPGRLDRKIEIPLPNEQGRLEILKIHAKGINKSGDIDYEAVVKLSDGFNGADLRNVCTEAGMFAIRDDRDAIVQEDLMKAVRKLRDTKKFESQLDYSTV
- the SPAC1F7.11c_9 gene encoding putative transcriptional regulatory protein; this encodes MSQLPIRKNSGGPHHPSKQGVPPIPLFPQQLMQLKESPASRSRSYSADPMDDENGILVTDEEEIDDHPKESKKEKKPHATRRRVVQSCSECRRRKIKCDKKFPCGPCILRQDQARCHEVGIAEKQLVASSNYATTQDLANLAHRLDALEAALVKAGTIVPSDLEQVLTQIQANVATTPVLEQSHSNVANPSMASNPAMGNTANEDDGDNVSDTEGAALTLEHLAFGRARVDGAHSIASFSTRKVSSVSKQAAGQGYHLAQVSSGTEHDSFTSPLSLARRSFSFSDGKSMNPSEHQARIVALAEALSPMDVFEMYTRKTDVVLNALTRVLPSHERGELLVNAFLNKVDWLHRLFHTPTLLSQCRDLWSLPRERVVHEISMPFMAVYFVVITLGLHFMDASEAEKHFTADEVQSLCDVWYSAARSAQWASDFIGTHTLENLQALILMSVLMNNRDRADAAWALLGASIKMAQGLGLSRLGSEQQGGEGEERAMPMWKGRWESLIQREVGRRIWWNLVFLDWSLAPSYNYASSIQPDQIKSALPANIEDEDLIDGQPLRAQRMNVRTRMSFQLAKLKFAEISQRQIWQANNNNHPPYSFILSVDRELRKAMLELPAFFQPDNSLSPTTSDPKKLVEHYEKITLSLAIHSRMLRLHRPWLSRGYEDERFAYSKEQCIRAARASLRMMSDTSGVARFLEKWWIPLFYVTVSGMVIIIDLLKTAKRDMKSRQTEEKIAEVKGALDQMRHISETSIPAKAAIKVMDFLMAEVEDRRRPGGSLLGKRKGIDAAEGDDEEHNLQRAVKRLIRQAQLESDSPTNSSASFVSPSGEAHTVSPRDSKSIPTPEQRPVFGAYPMPGSNASGQSQLELTQTNNNGNSSNSNAFAPTFQFATRNDAGGFNFTLDPSANVGAALQQFDAPQFVSNQPHLDPAVESMLASYFPAPSASTNNSAPHSELGPAAAPQVPDDFLSRVFSFSWDSNQQQQQQQQASNASQSAPSSAAPSALPTPQNQQIQQGNQQIQTNGPGVQPGNGVNQPQRQDSMSAYGAFDWSGHGWMA